The following are encoded together in the Eulemur rufifrons isolate Redbay chromosome 28, OSU_ERuf_1, whole genome shotgun sequence genome:
- the LOC138376155 gene encoding LOW QUALITY PROTEIN: pancreatic lipase-related protein 3-like (The sequence of the model RefSeq protein was modified relative to this genomic sequence to represent the inferred CDS: substituted 3 bases at 3 genomic stop codons) → MAKTWKQPKCPSTDEWMMKKMCRDKLNSYKKEVASFYECSHAQSHCFYAKSILNPDTFIAXPCRSYKSSKAGDCFHCPKEGCPTMGHFTDRFHLKNMKTNRSYYFLNTGSLSPFARWRHKLSVKLSGSEITQGTIFLYVGRTIGKXFLSNLIFVYSGKLEPGMTYTKLIDTDVNIGNITSIEFIWKKHLFGHSQNNLGAEMVIDISGKXGYKSTFCSQDIIGPNTVQILKPC, encoded by the exons ATggccaagacatggaaacaacctaaatgtccatcgacagatgaatggatgatgaagaaaatgtg TAGAGATAAGCTAAATTCATACAAAAAAG AAGTGGCTTCCTTCTATGAATGTAGCCATGCCCAAAGTCATTGCTTTTATGCCAAAAGCATTCTCAATCCTGATACATTCATCGCTTAGCCTTGTAGATCCTACAAATCTTCTAAAGCA GGAGATTGCTTCCACTGTCCTAAAGAAGGATGCCCAACAATGGGTCATTTCACTGATAGATTTCACCTCAAAAATATGAAGACTAATagatcatattattttttaaacactggGTCTCTTTCCCCATTTGCCC GTTGGAGACACAAATTGTctgtaaaactcagtggaagtgAAATCACTCAAGGGACCATATTTCTCTACGTAGGCAGGACAATTGGGAAATAATTTCTATCTAA TCTTATTTTTGTTTACAGTGGAAAACTTGAACCAGGCATGACTTACACAAAATTAATTGATACAGACGTTAACATTGGAAACATTACAAGTATtgaattcatttggaaaaaacatTTGTTTGGACATTCTCAGAACAACTTGGGAGCAGAAATGGTGATAGATATATCTGGAAAATAAGGgtataa atCTACCTTCTGTAGCCAGGACATTATAGGACCTAATACTGTCCAAATCCTGAAACCATGCTAA